Proteins encoded within one genomic window of Pedobacter africanus:
- a CDS encoding phosphoribosylanthranilate isomerase, translating into MKPKLKICGMKLPENVQAVAALKPDYLGFIFYRGSKRFIDGLTPSFVRNLPAGIKRTGVFVNEELNKVAELATLYGLNAVQLHGSEPVKYCIALRGLLADHGVQLIKAFGIDEHFDFDQLKNYAGVVDYFLFDTQSPNHGGTGKTFNWALLNRYTLDKPYFLSGGIGLDSIGQIKNIEDTRLYGIDINSRFELAPGLKDIDKLIEFKTSL; encoded by the coding sequence ATGAAACCTAAATTGAAAATATGCGGCATGAAGCTTCCTGAAAACGTTCAGGCAGTAGCTGCGTTAAAGCCGGATTATTTAGGCTTCATCTTTTACAGGGGCTCCAAAAGGTTTATCGATGGGCTAACTCCTTCATTTGTCCGTAACCTTCCGGCCGGAATTAAACGGACCGGTGTGTTTGTGAATGAAGAACTGAATAAAGTTGCAGAACTTGCCACTTTATATGGTTTAAATGCAGTACAATTACATGGTTCGGAGCCTGTAAAGTATTGTATAGCCTTAAGAGGCCTGCTTGCCGATCATGGCGTACAGCTAATCAAAGCCTTTGGTATAGATGAACATTTCGATTTTGACCAGCTAAAAAATTATGCTGGAGTGGTTGATTACTTTCTTTTTGATACACAGAGCCCCAACCATGGCGGTACCGGCAAAACATTTAACTGGGCCTTGCTCAACAGGTACACACTCGATAAACCTTATTTTCTGAGCGGTGGAATAGGACTTGACAGTATCGGGCAAATAAAAAATATAGAAGATACCCGTCTTTATGGCATTGACATCAACAGCAGGTTTGAACTTGCGCCAGGCTTGAAAGACATAGATAAATTGATAGAATTTAAGACATCATTATGA
- the trpD gene encoding anthranilate phosphoribosyltransferase yields the protein MKKILNHLFENKTFSRSEAQRILTAIAMGEFNTSQIAAFITAYGMRNITVEELQGFRDAMLDLCIKLDLSDFELVDLCGTGGDGKDTFNISTLASFVVAGAGHKVAKHGNYGVSSGCGSSNVMEYLGYTFTNEQDVLKRSLDHAGICFIHAPLFNPAMKTVAPIRKELGVKTFFNMLGPMVNPSQPKNQIVGVFSLELARLYAYLYQDTDKNYTILHAVDGFDEVSLTCDIKTFSKKGEALIKVSDLGFEQILEDKIKGGDTVESSAEIFMDVLNGKGTEEQNNVVLCNAALAIQTITPFKTFADCFYEAEASLMGKMALQSFKKLTGR from the coding sequence ATGAAGAAGATACTTAACCACCTGTTTGAAAACAAAACCTTTAGCCGGAGCGAGGCGCAAAGGATTTTAACTGCCATTGCAATGGGGGAATTCAATACCTCGCAGATTGCTGCATTCATTACCGCTTATGGCATGCGCAACATCACCGTAGAAGAGTTACAGGGATTTCGCGATGCCATGCTGGACCTTTGTATAAAACTCGACCTTTCTGATTTTGAACTGGTTGATCTTTGTGGTACCGGTGGCGATGGAAAAGATACCTTTAACATTTCTACGCTGGCTTCCTTTGTTGTGGCCGGGGCAGGCCATAAGGTGGCCAAGCATGGCAACTATGGTGTATCCTCAGGCTGCGGATCTTCCAATGTCATGGAGTACCTGGGCTATACTTTTACCAATGAACAGGATGTTTTAAAAAGAAGCCTTGACCATGCGGGTATATGTTTTATTCACGCTCCATTGTTTAATCCGGCAATGAAAACTGTAGCGCCAATCCGTAAAGAACTCGGCGTGAAAACATTCTTCAATATGCTTGGGCCAATGGTTAATCCCTCGCAGCCCAAAAATCAGATTGTAGGGGTGTTTAGCCTGGAACTTGCCCGCTTATATGCCTATCTGTACCAGGATACAGATAAAAATTATACCATCCTTCATGCGGTGGATGGCTTTGATGAGGTTTCCCTGACCTGCGACATCAAGACCTTTAGCAAAAAAGGGGAAGCGCTGATCAAAGTGAGCGATCTTGGCTTTGAGCAGATCCTGGAAGATAAGATCAAGGGTGGTGATACTGTTGAGTCATCGGCTGAAATTTTTATGGATGTACTAAATGGGAAAGGCACCGAAGAACAAAACAATGTGGTGCTGTGTAATGCGGCCCTGGCTATTCAAACCATTACTCCGTTTAAAACATTTGCAGATTGTTTTTATGAAGCAGAAGCTTCCCTAATGGGGAAAATGGCATTGCAAAGCTTTAAAAAACTAACAGGCAGATAA
- a CDS encoding SDR family oxidoreductase has product MDFKHKVIIITGASSGIGKACAEEFAKRGANLVLAARQYVTLCEITADLEKRYGIQAVAVQADVSKEEDCQQLIKQALVTFGKIDVLINNAGLSMRALFNELDLSVLKNLMDVNFWGTVYCTKYALPEILKTKGSIVGVSSIAGYRGLPGRTGYSSSKFAMNGFMESLRTELLKTGVHVMVACPGFTASNIRVAALAKDGASHGETSMEEGKMMSAEEVASNIVDGIAARKRTLVMTGQGKLTVWINKLFPALADKLVFKHFTKEKNALIK; this is encoded by the coding sequence ATGGATTTTAAGCATAAAGTAATCATCATTACCGGTGCCTCTTCGGGTATTGGCAAAGCCTGCGCCGAAGAATTTGCAAAGCGCGGGGCCAACCTGGTACTGGCGGCCCGTCAGTACGTTACCCTTTGTGAAATCACTGCTGATCTGGAAAAGCGTTATGGCATACAAGCCGTGGCCGTACAGGCCGACGTGAGTAAGGAAGAAGATTGCCAGCAACTCATTAAACAAGCCCTGGTTACCTTCGGTAAAATTGATGTGCTCATTAACAATGCAGGTTTGTCTATGCGGGCATTGTTTAATGAACTGGACCTGTCTGTATTGAAGAACCTGATGGATGTGAATTTCTGGGGTACAGTATATTGCACAAAATATGCACTGCCCGAAATCCTTAAAACAAAAGGCAGCATAGTTGGGGTGTCTTCTATTGCGGGTTACCGCGGATTGCCTGGGCGTACAGGTTACTCTTCTTCAAAATTTGCTATGAACGGCTTTATGGAGTCATTGCGAACAGAGCTCCTGAAAACAGGGGTGCATGTGATGGTTGCCTGTCCAGGTTTTACGGCCTCAAATATCCGTGTTGCCGCACTGGCCAAAGATGGCGCATCGCATGGCGAAACCAGCATGGAAGAAGGGAAGATGATGAGTGCAGAAGAAGTGGCCTCGAACATCGTGGATGGCATTGCGGCACGTAAACGTACTTTGGTGATGACCGGACAGGGCAAGCTGACCGTATGGATCAACAAATTGTTTCCGGCACTGGCTGATAAACTGGTATTCAAGCACTTCACAAAGGAGAAAAACGCCCTCATAAAATAA
- the recR gene encoding recombination mediator RecR, whose translation MNFSSKLLEDAVNEFSKLPGVGQKTALRLVLHLLNKEQEEVELFGNALIRLRKEIKHCQVCHNISDNQLCNICAAAKREKEVICVVEDTRDVMAIENTGQYFGLYHVLGGLISPMDGIGPSDLFIDSLVQRVATTPVKEVILALSATMEGDTTLFYLYKRLKDFHVPITTIARGIAFGGELEYADEITLGRSIVTRVPYQTSLIK comes from the coding sequence ATGAACTTTTCTTCCAAATTACTTGAAGATGCTGTGAATGAATTTTCCAAGCTCCCGGGCGTAGGGCAGAAGACTGCACTCCGCTTGGTATTGCACCTGTTAAACAAAGAGCAGGAAGAGGTAGAGCTATTCGGAAATGCATTGATCAGGCTGAGAAAAGAAATCAAACACTGCCAGGTTTGCCATAACATATCCGACAACCAGTTGTGCAACATCTGTGCGGCTGCTAAAAGGGAAAAAGAGGTGATTTGTGTGGTGGAAGATACCCGGGATGTCATGGCGATTGAAAATACCGGGCAATACTTCGGTCTTTATCATGTTTTGGGTGGCCTCATTTCGCCCATGGATGGAATCGGACCTTCAGATCTGTTCATAGACTCTTTGGTACAGCGTGTAGCAACAACCCCTGTTAAGGAAGTTATACTTGCGTTAAGTGCCACTATGGAAGGGGATACCACGCTTTTTTACCTTTACAAACGTCTTAAAGATTTTCATGTCCCGATTACCACTATTGCCAGGGGCATCGCTTTTGGCGGAGAACTGGAATACGCAGATGAGATCACCCTGGGCAGATCTATTGTAACCCGAGTGCCTTACCAAACTTCATTAATCAAATAA
- a CDS encoding sodium:solute symporter: MSPIILLSFLLGYFLLLIGVAYLTSRNNSDNASFFIANRNSKWYLVAFGMIGTALSGVTFISVPGAVGKSDFGYFQFILGNAVGFIIIATVLLPLYYRLNIISIYTYLERRLGFWSYKSGAVIFLVSRTIGSAFRLYLVAIVLQKFIFDAWNVPFWLTIVICLVLIWLYTHKGGLKTIIITDTLQTVFLLLSVILSIIFIARSLNLDVAGTFEAVKNSSYSKVFFWEDFLGSKTHFLKQFLGGIFVTIAMTGLDQDLMQKNLSMKTIGEAQKNMFTFTTVFVIMNIFFLSVGALLYLFAANNGIDVAALKTPDHLYPEIALNHLNVIPGIIFMLGLTAATFATTDSALTALTTSFCVDFLHFDKKEDQNDPVLVRKRHLVHIGFSVLMVLVIMIFKIINDDSVVNAIFKAAGYTYGPLVGLFAFGMFTKKAVTDRLVPYICILSPILCFIIDMNSVAWFGYALGFELIILNGLITFLLLWVTGKTSTGQTKF; this comes from the coding sequence ATGAGTCCAATTATTCTTTTGTCCTTTCTTCTCGGCTACTTTTTATTGTTAATCGGCGTGGCTTATCTTACTTCAAGAAACAATTCTGATAATGCCTCGTTTTTTATTGCCAACAGGAATTCCAAATGGTACCTGGTTGCTTTTGGGATGATTGGAACGGCCCTATCGGGTGTAACCTTTATATCTGTACCGGGCGCAGTTGGCAAGAGCGATTTTGGTTATTTTCAGTTTATACTGGGAAATGCCGTCGGTTTTATCATTATTGCCACGGTATTACTTCCACTCTATTACAGGTTAAATATCATTTCTATTTATACTTACCTTGAGCGGCGTCTGGGCTTCTGGAGTTACAAAAGCGGTGCGGTCATCTTCCTGGTATCCCGAACCATTGGATCGGCCTTCAGATTATACCTGGTAGCTATTGTATTGCAAAAATTCATTTTTGATGCCTGGAATGTACCTTTCTGGCTAACCATTGTCATTTGCCTGGTACTGATCTGGCTGTACACGCATAAAGGTGGCCTCAAAACCATCATCATTACAGATACACTTCAAACTGTTTTTTTACTACTTTCAGTGATCTTGTCTATTATATTTATTGCCCGCTCTCTAAACCTAGATGTAGCGGGTACCTTTGAGGCCGTTAAAAACAGCAGTTACTCCAAGGTATTCTTCTGGGAAGATTTTCTGGGTAGCAAGACCCACTTCCTCAAACAGTTCCTGGGCGGTATTTTCGTAACCATTGCCATGACCGGTCTGGATCAGGATTTAATGCAAAAAAACCTAAGCATGAAGACCATTGGCGAAGCACAAAAAAACATGTTTACCTTTACCACTGTATTCGTGATCATGAACATCTTTTTCCTGAGCGTAGGTGCTTTGCTGTACCTGTTTGCGGCCAACAACGGGATTGATGTTGCAGCTCTAAAAACGCCCGACCACTTGTATCCTGAAATTGCATTGAACCACCTTAATGTCATTCCGGGGATCATTTTTATGCTTGGCTTAACTGCCGCAACTTTTGCGACTACAGACTCGGCCTTAACGGCACTAACCACCTCTTTTTGTGTTGACTTCTTACATTTCGATAAGAAGGAAGACCAGAATGATCCGGTATTGGTACGTAAAAGACACCTGGTACACATCGGCTTCTCTGTACTGATGGTACTGGTGATCATGATCTTTAAAATCATTAATGATGACTCGGTTGTGAACGCCATATTTAAAGCAGCAGGCTATACATATGGACCTTTGGTAGGTTTATTTGCTTTTGGCATGTTTACCAAAAAGGCTGTTACAGACCGACTTGTGCCTTATATTTGTATACTTTCCCCGATATTATGCTTTATTATTGACATGAACTCCGTGGCTTGGTTTGGTTATGCACTGGGCTTTGAGTTGATTATATTGAATGGATTGATTACTTTTTTATTACTTTGGGTTACCGGAAAGACATCTACCGGGCAGACCAAATTTTAA
- a CDS encoding LOG family protein: MTSEEKIRSAFENKNWQEIKVTDSWQIFKIMAEFVDGFEKLAKIGPCVSIFGSARTAETNKYYEIAVECGRLLTERGYGVITGGGPGIMEAGNKGAHLNGGKSVGLNIDLPFEQFHNKYIDHNKLLEFDYFFIRKVMFMKYSQGFIVLPGGMGTMDELFEAITLIQTGKVARFPIVLVGKEYWGGLVEWITNTMLQKEHNIHAEDLNLFRLVDTAAEAAEHIFRFYDKYVLKPNF, translated from the coding sequence ATGACAAGTGAAGAGAAAATAAGAAGCGCTTTTGAGAATAAAAACTGGCAGGAAATAAAAGTTACTGATTCCTGGCAGATCTTCAAGATCATGGCCGAATTTGTTGACGGCTTTGAAAAACTGGCAAAAATAGGGCCTTGTGTATCCATCTTCGGATCGGCAAGGACGGCAGAAACCAATAAGTACTACGAAATTGCTGTTGAATGTGGCAGACTGCTGACAGAGCGGGGATATGGTGTAATTACCGGTGGGGGGCCAGGGATTATGGAGGCAGGTAACAAAGGCGCACACTTGAATGGCGGTAAATCGGTGGGATTGAATATAGACCTTCCTTTTGAGCAGTTTCACAATAAATACATAGACCACAATAAGCTGCTTGAATTTGATTACTTTTTCATCAGGAAGGTGATGTTTATGAAGTATTCGCAGGGCTTTATTGTTTTACCTGGCGGAATGGGAACTATGGACGAGCTTTTTGAGGCCATTACCTTGATCCAGACCGGAAAAGTTGCCCGTTTCCCAATTGTGCTGGTAGGAAAAGAATACTGGGGCGGCCTGGTAGAATGGATCACCAATACCATGCTGCAAAAGGAGCACAACATTCATGCAGAGGATTTGAACCTGTTCAGGTTAGTGGATACCGCGGCTGAAGCAGCAGAACACATTTTCAGGTTCTACGACAAGTATGTGCTGAAACCGAATTTTTAA
- the arsC gene encoding arsenate reductase (glutaredoxin) (This arsenate reductase requires both glutathione and glutaredoxin to convert arsenate to arsenite, after which the efflux transporter formed by ArsA and ArsB can extrude the arsenite from the cell, providing resistance.) has product MIQIYHNNRCSKSRCALAILEESGQEFEIVNYLQDTPTVAELSAIVNKLGIKAHELIRKTEMVYIEKYKGKNLSDEEWIQAMVENPILIERPIVVSGDKAIIARPTEKIHEIPGL; this is encoded by the coding sequence ATGATACAGATATATCACAACAACAGGTGCAGCAAAAGCAGATGTGCTTTGGCCATTTTAGAAGAAAGCGGACAAGAATTTGAGATTGTAAATTATTTACAGGACACGCCAACGGTAGCCGAGTTATCTGCCATTGTAAACAAACTTGGGATTAAGGCTCATGAGCTGATCCGTAAAACCGAAATGGTTTATATAGAAAAATATAAAGGAAAAAACCTTAGCGATGAGGAGTGGATACAGGCCATGGTCGAAAACCCCATCCTGATTGAACGGCCAATTGTGGTTTCGGGCGACAAGGCAATAATTGCCAGACCAACCGAAAAAATTCATGAGATACCTGGTTTGTGA
- a CDS encoding DUF502 domain-containing protein: MNRVGRALLNYLIKGLLIVLPIALSIFIVIWAVTTVDSWLNVNNILGVDPKTGASRNIPGLGLALVISLIMLAGIFVTYFVTEPMYNWFQRLLDKIPLLKFIYSSIKDLTEAFVGDEKKFNNPVLVDVEGDLKRIGFLTQNDLKSIGLPGESIVYFPFSYSFAGQVYIVKHEKIKPLNMSAADAMKLVVSGGVSHFG, encoded by the coding sequence ATGAATAGAGTTGGCAGGGCATTACTGAATTATCTGATCAAAGGATTGTTAATTGTACTCCCTATTGCATTAAGTATTTTTATCGTCATCTGGGCAGTAACTACGGTCGATAGCTGGTTAAATGTAAACAATATTCTAGGGGTTGACCCTAAGACCGGCGCAAGCCGTAACATTCCGGGTTTGGGACTGGCACTGGTCATTTCGCTGATCATGCTGGCAGGGATTTTTGTGACCTACTTTGTTACCGAACCCATGTACAACTGGTTTCAGCGCTTACTGGATAAGATTCCACTCTTAAAGTTCATTTATTCGTCTATCAAAGACCTTACAGAGGCTTTTGTTGGCGATGAGAAAAAATTCAATAACCCAGTTCTGGTAGATGTTGAGGGAGACCTGAAGCGAATAGGGTTCCTTACACAAAATGACCTGAAATCGATTGGGCTGCCCGGAGAGTCTATCGTTTATTTCCCCTTTTCTTATTCTTTTGCAGGACAGGTTTACATCGTGAAACATGAAAAAATAAAGCCACTGAATATGAGCGCTGCGGATGCCATGAAGTTGGTGGTATCTGGTGGTGTTAGCCATTTTGGGTAA
- a CDS encoding bifunctional UDP-N-acetylmuramoyl-tripeptide:D-alanyl-D-alanine ligase/alanine racemase: MNGFPYTISHIAEILDAKSFNQKQDALISKLVTDSRIVIDPEHSLFFALNAKRDGHTYLKDAYLNGVRNFVISDDRYLNAFSDANIILVADVLMALQNLSKYHRQQHNLKVLGITGSNGKTIVKEWLYQLLAADFNIVRSPKSFNSQIGVPLSVWEISDSHTLGIFEAGISKVEEMELLADIIRPGIGVLTNLGEAHAEGFASQKEKLLEKLKLFKEAELFIYSPEYTLGLNPGDLPGKSKFSWSLKEKADLQILFIEPIDGKNYIRASYKGTEIECLIPFSDKAAVENGIICWATLLALGYTPEEADVRLEKLTRVSMRLELKNGINQCSVIDDSYSADISSLAIALDFLNLQNQYPKRTVILSDISETGKSEEVLYAEIAALLKQKNVDRLIGIGPHISSSAELFEMENTFFESTEAFIEQFPALHFNSETILIKGARRFEFERISKLIAQKVHDTVMEIDLNALAGNLQFYRAKLKPGVKIMAMVKAFSYGSGSFEIANLLQYHKVDYLAVAYTDEGVALRKGGIKMPIMVMSPEPSAFDAIVRYKLEPEIYNADILRRFIDFVKEDHYPVHLKMDTGMHRLGFEEPDLPELLNLLRGTDKVKVASVFSHLVGSEEGLHDEFTRHQVARFKAMADVIGTELNYPFIRHISNTSGVSRHPEAQLDMVRIGIGLYGFDGGLKGNAGLQTVAVLKTTVTQVKQIKPNETVGYGRKGLLPEGGTIATVKIGYADGYSRAFGNGVGAMLIHGKKAPTVGVICMDMCMLDVTGLDVKTGDEAIVFNDQLSIAELARQIGTIPYEILTNVSQRVKRVYFYE, translated from the coding sequence ATGAACGGTTTCCCATATACCATAAGCCATATTGCAGAGATTCTGGATGCAAAATCCTTTAATCAAAAACAAGATGCCCTGATCAGCAAACTGGTAACAGACAGCAGGATCGTTATTGATCCTGAACATTCCCTTTTTTTTGCTTTAAATGCAAAAAGAGACGGGCACACCTATCTGAAAGATGCTTATTTGAATGGGGTCAGAAATTTTGTGATTAGTGATGATCGCTATCTGAACGCATTTTCTGACGCAAACATTATACTGGTAGCTGATGTGCTGATGGCCTTACAAAACCTTTCGAAATACCATCGGCAGCAGCATAACCTAAAGGTGTTGGGCATAACGGGAAGCAATGGCAAAACCATAGTTAAGGAGTGGCTGTATCAATTGCTGGCAGCAGATTTTAACATTGTACGTAGCCCAAAGAGTTTTAACTCCCAGATTGGTGTTCCGCTTTCTGTCTGGGAAATTTCCGATAGCCATACTTTGGGTATTTTTGAAGCCGGTATTTCAAAAGTAGAGGAGATGGAACTGCTTGCCGACATCATCAGGCCGGGCATTGGAGTGCTTACAAATCTGGGCGAGGCACATGCCGAAGGTTTTGCCTCACAAAAAGAAAAGCTGCTCGAAAAGCTGAAACTGTTTAAAGAGGCAGAGCTGTTTATTTATTCACCTGAATACACTTTGGGCTTAAATCCAGGGGATTTGCCTGGAAAATCAAAATTTTCATGGAGCTTAAAAGAGAAGGCAGACCTGCAGATTTTGTTCATAGAACCCATTGACGGTAAAAATTATATCCGCGCCAGTTATAAAGGAACGGAAATTGAATGCCTGATCCCCTTTAGTGATAAAGCTGCCGTAGAAAATGGTATCATTTGCTGGGCTACTTTACTTGCATTAGGTTATACACCCGAAGAAGCCGATGTGCGATTAGAAAAACTGACCCGGGTTAGCATGCGCCTGGAATTAAAAAATGGGATTAACCAATGCTCTGTGATAGATGATTCTTATAGTGCCGACATCTCGTCGCTGGCCATAGCACTGGATTTTTTAAACCTGCAGAACCAGTATCCTAAGCGGACGGTGATCCTTTCCGATATTTCTGAAACCGGTAAAAGCGAGGAGGTATTGTACGCAGAAATTGCCGCATTGCTGAAACAAAAAAATGTAGACCGGCTGATCGGTATTGGACCACATATCAGCTCATCGGCTGAGCTTTTTGAGATGGAAAACACCTTTTTTGAAAGTACTGAGGCTTTCATTGAACAATTTCCGGCCTTACATTTCAATAGTGAAACCATTCTGATCAAAGGGGCCAGGAGATTTGAATTTGAACGGATCAGTAAGCTGATTGCCCAGAAGGTACACGATACCGTTATGGAAATAGATTTGAATGCCCTGGCCGGCAACCTTCAGTTCTATAGGGCCAAACTGAAGCCAGGTGTTAAGATTATGGCTATGGTAAAGGCCTTTTCCTACGGTAGCGGCAGCTTTGAAATTGCCAATCTGCTGCAATACCATAAAGTGGATTATCTGGCTGTAGCCTATACCGATGAAGGGGTTGCATTGAGAAAAGGGGGGATAAAGATGCCAATTATGGTCATGAGCCCTGAGCCTTCCGCCTTTGATGCCATTGTTCGCTATAAGCTGGAGCCCGAGATCTACAATGCCGATATTTTGCGGCGCTTTATAGACTTTGTGAAGGAAGACCATTACCCGGTGCACCTTAAAATGGATACCGGTATGCACCGGCTTGGTTTTGAAGAACCCGATCTGCCGGAACTGCTGAACCTGTTAAGAGGAACAGATAAAGTAAAGGTAGCCTCCGTTTTTTCTCATCTGGTAGGTAGTGAAGAAGGCTTGCATGATGAATTTACCCGGCACCAGGTGGCACGGTTTAAGGCTATGGCAGATGTGATCGGTACGGAACTTAATTACCCTTTTATAAGGCATATTTCCAATACCTCAGGGGTTTCACGGCATCCGGAGGCACAGTTGGATATGGTCCGGATTGGTATTGGTTTGTATGGCTTCGACGGAGGGTTAAAGGGCAATGCTGGTTTGCAGACCGTTGCCGTATTAAAAACCACTGTTACACAGGTTAAGCAAATCAAGCCAAATGAAACAGTAGGTTATGGGCGTAAAGGCCTGTTGCCCGAAGGGGGTACAATTGCAACGGTAAAAATTGGCTATGCCGATGGTTATAGCCGTGCTTTTGGCAACGGGGTAGGTGCAATGCTTATTCATGGAAAAAAGGCCCCTACTGTAGGCGTGATCTGCATGGATATGTGTATGCTGGATGTAACGGGCTTGGACGTGAAAACAGGCGATGAAGCCATTGTTTTTAACGATCAGCTGAGCATAGCAGAGCTTGCCCGTCAGATTGGCACCATTCCTTACGAGATATTGACCAACGTTTCGCAAAGGGTTAAGCGGGTCTATTTTTATGAGTAA
- a CDS encoding GNAT family N-acetyltransferase: MQLTKEQLERKLIADSIDLKLSAGAYEDGKLVGFILHGLDVQGNEKLAYNAGTGVIPTKRGRNLTREMYRFILPLLEKEGITKCMLEVLEKNLPAIKTYKTIGYTLNRELVCLKGKFKGTSIDPKVPRIKALKKINWTEVSTFWDWQPSWQNSVTAMQNLGEYNKIAGIYDGRKLVAYICYNPDSNRIAQFAVHQSYRRRGYGKALFKHVAGHNNTELSVVNVDIDSGPTITFLGSVGLFPYIYQYEMEKPLFVF; this comes from the coding sequence ATGCAGTTGACAAAAGAGCAACTGGAGCGAAAGTTAATAGCTGATTCCATAGACCTGAAATTATCGGCAGGGGCTTATGAAGATGGAAAGCTTGTTGGTTTCATTTTACATGGTCTAGATGTGCAGGGAAATGAAAAGCTAGCCTATAATGCCGGCACTGGAGTAATTCCCACAAAAAGAGGCCGGAATTTAACCAGAGAAATGTACCGGTTCATCCTTCCACTGCTGGAAAAGGAAGGCATTACAAAATGTATGCTTGAAGTGCTGGAGAAAAACCTCCCTGCGATAAAAACCTACAAAACTATTGGCTATACCCTAAACCGGGAATTGGTGTGTCTTAAAGGAAAGTTCAAAGGAACTTCAATAGATCCAAAGGTTCCGAGGATTAAAGCCTTAAAAAAAATTAACTGGACCGAGGTCAGTACCTTCTGGGACTGGCAGCCTTCCTGGCAAAATTCGGTTACAGCGATGCAAAACCTGGGCGAATACAATAAAATTGCAGGCATTTACGATGGGCGCAAACTGGTGGCCTACATCTGTTACAATCCGGACAGCAACAGAATAGCTCAGTTTGCAGTTCACCAATCGTATCGGCGCAGAGGTTACGGAAAAGCATTGTTTAAACATGTAGCCGGGCACAATAACACAGAGCTTTCTGTAGTCAATGTAGATATAGATTCTGGGCCAACCATAACCTTTCTGGGCTCTGTAGGACTGTTCCCCTACATTTATCAATACGAAATGGAGAAGCCGTTATTTGTTTTCTGA
- a CDS encoding RrF2 family transcriptional regulator — MKITAQEEYGLRILLRIGKHNDREGISIPAISEAEGISAAYVGKLTRALRIAGYINSTPGYKGGYVLAQPAAQININQVMKVLGGALYSKKFCEDYTGALKLCTNSIDCSIRSLWQMIQLTVDQLLDKVTLQDLIGREQESGRILESILMQHALSENK; from the coding sequence ATGAAAATTACTGCACAGGAAGAATATGGATTAAGGATTTTGCTTCGTATTGGAAAGCATAATGATCGCGAAGGGATTAGCATTCCGGCTATTAGCGAGGCAGAGGGCATATCAGCGGCTTATGTAGGAAAGCTTACACGTGCGCTGCGGATTGCAGGTTATATCAATAGCACACCAGGGTACAAAGGAGGTTATGTACTGGCGCAGCCTGCTGCCCAGATTAACATCAATCAGGTGATGAAGGTATTGGGCGGTGCCCTTTACAGCAAGAAATTTTGTGAAGACTACACCGGGGCATTGAAACTATGTACCAATTCAATAGATTGTTCTATACGTTCTTTATGGCAAATGATCCAGCTTACGGTAGACCAGCTGCTGGATAAGGTTACTTTGCAGGATCTGATTGGACGGGAGCAGGAGTCGGGCCGGATACTGGAATCTATTTTAATGCAACACGCTTTATCAGAAAACAAATAA
- a CDS encoding iron-sulfur cluster assembly protein, which translates to MDKEALKQKVIDCLQTIYDPEIPVSIYELGLIYETEIMPPLNNVQIVMTLTAPGCPAAQSIPLEVEEKVKAIEGVNEVTVEVTWSPPWNKDMMSEAARLELGMM; encoded by the coding sequence ATGGATAAAGAAGCGCTAAAACAAAAAGTCATAGATTGTCTGCAGACCATCTATGATCCTGAAATACCGGTAAGCATCTATGAACTCGGTTTGATCTATGAAACGGAGATTATGCCGCCATTGAACAATGTGCAGATTGTAATGACGCTTACTGCTCCCGGATGTCCTGCTGCGCAAAGCATCCCCCTGGAGGTTGAAGAAAAAGTAAAAGCTATTGAGGGGGTAAATGAAGTTACGGTAGAAGTAACCTGGAGCCCACCTTGGAACAAGGATATGATGTCGGAGGCGGCAAGGCTGGAATTGGGAATGATGTGA